A window of the Vigna angularis cultivar LongXiaoDou No.4 chromosome 3, ASM1680809v1, whole genome shotgun sequence genome harbors these coding sequences:
- the LOC108325448 gene encoding probable protein phosphatase 2C 33 isoform X2, which produces MGSCLSVAGAPSDACDDRLWSPTELSDHRIEMRVHRVPGRLFLNGSSQIASLYCRKGYGGINQDAMLVWENFCSNDGTVLCGVFDGHGPYGHLVAKKLRDSFPLKLMAQWNSSNPDSTYSYRNFFNTSMNNDLEPCTIAPTEIATLRQSFIRASKIMDRDLRIHNQIDCSSSGSTAVTLLKQGHDLLIANVGDSRAVLATHDRNGSLIAIQLTTDLKPDLPREAERIRICKGRVFALQNEPGIYRLWLPNVDSPGLAMSRSFGDFCLKDFGLISVPDLSYHRLNHRDQFVVLATDGVWDVLSNEEVVSIVSSSPRSSAARILVDAAVQAWKTKLPTSKVDDCSVVCLFLNSMSELKPSTPKKDPSNVVEQ; this is translated from the exons ATGGGATCTTGCCTCTCCGTCGCGGGGGCACCATCGGATGCATGTGATGACCGCTTGTGGAGTCCAACAGAATTGTCGGATCATAGGATTGAAATGCGGGTTCACAGAGTTCCTGGGAGATTGTTCTTGAACGGTTCATCGCAGATTGCTTCCTTGTACTGCAGAAAAGGCTACGGAGGGATCAACCAGGATGCAATGCTTGTTTGGGAGAACTTCTGTTCGAACGACGGCACCGTTTTATGCGGTGTCTTCGATGGCCACGGACCTTATGGTCATTTGGTTGCAAAGAAACTCAGGGATTCCTTTCCTTTAAAGCTCATGGCTCAGTGGAATTCCTCAAATCCTGACAGCACCTACAGTTATCGCAATTTCTTTAACACATCCATGAACAACGACTTGGAACCTTGTACCATTGCCCCAACTGAAATTGCGACGCTCAGACAATCTTTTATCAGAGCTTCGAAGATCATGGACAGAGACCTCAGAATTCACAATCAAATCGATTGCTCCTCTAGTGGCTCCACGGCTGTTACCTTGCTCAAGCAG GGCCACGACCTTCTTATTGCTAATGTGGGTGACTCCAGAGCTGTATTGGCTACTCATGACCGCAATGGTTCCCTTATTGCCATTCAGCTGACCACTGACCTTAAGCCTGATCTTCCAA GGGAAGCAGAGAGGATAAGGATTTGTAAGGGAAGAGTGTTCGCCCTTCAAAATGAACCGGGGATTTATAGATTATGGCTTCCCAATGTTGACTCCCCCGGGCTTGCCATGTCAAGATCTTTTGGAGATTTTTGTCTCAAGGACTTTGGACTCATCTCTGTTCCTGATCTCTCTTATCACCGCCTCAATCACAGGGATCAATTTGTTGTGTTAGCCACAGATGGG GTATGGGATGTTTTATCAAACGAAGAAGTTGTGTCCATTGTGTCGTCTAGTCCACGCTCTTCAGCGGCTCGAATACTGGTTGACGCAGCTGTTCAGGCATGGAAAACCAAGCTTCCCACTTCTAA
- the LOC108325448 gene encoding probable protein phosphatase 2C 33 isoform X1, producing MGSCLSVAGAPSDACDDRLWSPTELSDHRIEMRVHRVPGRLFLNGSSQIASLYCRKGYGGINQDAMLVWENFCSNDGTVLCGVFDGHGPYGHLVAKKLRDSFPLKLMAQWNSSNPDSTYSYRNFFNTSMNNDLEPCTIAPTEIATLRQSFIRASKIMDRDLRIHNQIDCSSSGSTAVTLLKQGHDLLIANVGDSRAVLATHDRNGSLIAIQLTTDLKPDLPREAERIRICKGRVFALQNEPGIYRLWLPNVDSPGLAMSRSFGDFCLKDFGLISVPDLSYHRLNHRDQFVVLATDGVTLTSFFLLSNTNIYDPHSCVIMHILSNLFRYGMFYQTKKLCPLCRLVHALQRLEYWLTQLFRHGKPSFPLLRLMIAL from the exons ATGGGATCTTGCCTCTCCGTCGCGGGGGCACCATCGGATGCATGTGATGACCGCTTGTGGAGTCCAACAGAATTGTCGGATCATAGGATTGAAATGCGGGTTCACAGAGTTCCTGGGAGATTGTTCTTGAACGGTTCATCGCAGATTGCTTCCTTGTACTGCAGAAAAGGCTACGGAGGGATCAACCAGGATGCAATGCTTGTTTGGGAGAACTTCTGTTCGAACGACGGCACCGTTTTATGCGGTGTCTTCGATGGCCACGGACCTTATGGTCATTTGGTTGCAAAGAAACTCAGGGATTCCTTTCCTTTAAAGCTCATGGCTCAGTGGAATTCCTCAAATCCTGACAGCACCTACAGTTATCGCAATTTCTTTAACACATCCATGAACAACGACTTGGAACCTTGTACCATTGCCCCAACTGAAATTGCGACGCTCAGACAATCTTTTATCAGAGCTTCGAAGATCATGGACAGAGACCTCAGAATTCACAATCAAATCGATTGCTCCTCTAGTGGCTCCACGGCTGTTACCTTGCTCAAGCAG GGCCACGACCTTCTTATTGCTAATGTGGGTGACTCCAGAGCTGTATTGGCTACTCATGACCGCAATGGTTCCCTTATTGCCATTCAGCTGACCACTGACCTTAAGCCTGATCTTCCAA GGGAAGCAGAGAGGATAAGGATTTGTAAGGGAAGAGTGTTCGCCCTTCAAAATGAACCGGGGATTTATAGATTATGGCTTCCCAATGTTGACTCCCCCGGGCTTGCCATGTCAAGATCTTTTGGAGATTTTTGTCTCAAGGACTTTGGACTCATCTCTGTTCCTGATCTCTCTTATCACCGCCTCAATCACAGGGATCAATTTGTTGTGTTAGCCACAGATGGGGTAACGCTTAcctccttttttcttttgtcaaacacaaatatatatgaTCCACATTCTTGTGTTATCATGCACATACTTTCAAATCTCTTTAGGTATGGGATGTTTTATCAAACGAAGAAGTTGTGTCCATTGTGTCGTCTAGTCCACGCTCTTCAGCGGCTCGAATACTGGTTGACGCAGCTGTTCAGGCATGGAAAACCAAGCTTCCCACTTCTAA